The sequence ACCTTCGGGATAAGGGGCGATGGCTTCGACGACATCACCGCCGGCAAACACCAGACGATGCACACCGCCCTCGCGCCAGACCACGACCTCCAGGCGTTTTGCCAAGGCATTGGTCACGGACACGCCTACGCCGTGCAGGCCGCCGGAAAAGGCATAGGCGCCGCCGCCCTGCTTGTCGAACTTGCCGCCTGCGTGCAGGCGTGTGAAAACCAGCTCCACGACGGGCGCATTTTCTTCGGGATGCATACCGACCGGGATGCCCCGGCCGTCATCCTCGACGGAAATGCTGCCGTCGGCGTGCAGCGTGACCTGAATTTGCTTGCCGTGGCCGGCCAATGCTTCGTCGGCCGCGTTGTCGATGACCTCCTGCACGATATGCAGGGGGTTCTCGGTACGGGTGTACATGCCCGGGCGCTGGCGCACAGGCTCCAACCCCTTCAGAACGCGGATCGACGCTTCGGTGTAACGTGGTGTGGCCAAGTTATCCCCAACATCTGTGGAAAAAAACCTACATTTTACGTACAAGCCCATATTTGGCGCGGCTTTTGGTGGGATGCGCACGCCCTGAGCAGGCCAGTATTCGGTAGGATGGACAAGACAGCGAGCCGCCCTGGCTGCTCGCGCCGCATCATCCTACACAAAACCGGCAAACCCTGTTGTTATTGACAGTGGTATGCTTTAATCCTTCCATCAAACAAGTAACAAAGGCCCGGCCCCCTCTTGGCCCGAGGCCTCCGTCGGATATCCCCATCATGAGCGAGCAAATCAAGAACGTCAGCGACGCCAGCTTTGAAGGCGATGTGCTGAAGTCCAGCCAACCTGTGCTGGTCGACTACTGGGCAGCCTGGTGCGGCCCTTGCAAAATGATCGCCCCCATTCTGGAAGAAGTCGCCAGCGAATATGCCGGCCGTCTGACTGTGGCCAAGCTCAACGTCGACGAAAACCAGGACACTGCCGCCAAGTACGGTATCCGCGGTATCCCGACCCTCATGCTCTTTAAGGACGGCCAGGCTGCCGCGACCAAGGTCGGCGCCCTGTCCAAGTCCCAGCTAACCGCATTTCTGGACAGCGCGTTGTAAACTACGCGCAGCGGACGGCGCGCCGCCCACGGTGGTGCGCCAAGAGTACCGCGCGAGCCCGTCCGTGGCTCGCCGCCAGATCCCATCTCATATATCTCCCCCACATTCACCGCGATGCACCTCAATGAACTGAAGGCGCTGCACGTGTCGCAGCTGCTGGAAATGGCCGCTGGCCTGGAAATCGAGAACGCCAACCGTCTGCGCAAGCAGGAGTTGATGTTCGCCATCATGAAGCGACGCGCCAAGCAAGGCGAACAGATCTTCGGCGACGGCGTGCTGGAAGTCCTGCCTGACGGGTTCGGCTTCCTGCGCTCGCCCGAGACGTCGTATCTGGCCAGCACCGACGATATCTACATCTCGCCGTCGCAGATCCGCCGCTTCAACCTGCACACAGGTGACTCGATCGAAGGCGAAGTGCGTACGCCCAAGGATGGCGAGCGCTATTTCGCGTTGGTCAAGGTCGACAAGGTCAACAGCGTCACGCCCGAGACCATCAAGCACCGCATCATGTTCGAGAATCTGACGCCGCTGCACCCTAACCAGGTAATGCGCCTCGAACGCGACATCAAAAGCGAAGAAAACCTCACCGGCCGGATCCTGGACATCTTTGCCCCCATCGGCAAAGGCCAGCGCGGCCTGATCGTCGCTCCACCCAAGTCGGGCAAAACGGTGATGATGCAGCACATCGCGCATGCCATCACCACCAACTACCCCGATGCCGTGCTGATCGTCCTGCTGGTCGACGAACGCCCTGAAGAAGTGACCGAAATGCAGCGCACCGTGCGCGGCGAAGTGGTCGCCTCCACGTTCGATGAGCCCGCAACGCGCCACGTCCAGGTCGCCGAAATGGTGATCGAGAAGGCCAAGCGCCTGGTCGAAATGAAGAAGGATGTGATCATCCTGCTGGACTCGATCACCCGACTGGCTCGCGCCTACAACACCGTGGTCCCTGCTTCCGGCAAAGTGCTCACAGGTGGCGTGGACGCCAATGCTCTGCAGCGGCCCAAGCGATTCTTCGGCGCGGCACGCAATCTCGAAGAAGGCGGTTCGCTCACCATCCTGGGCACCGCGCTGATCGAAACCGGCAGCCGCATGGATGAAGTCATCTATGAAGAATTCAAGGGCACTGGCAACTCCGAAGTGCACCTGGAGCGCCGCCTGGCAGAAAAACGTGTGTATCCGGCCATCAACCTGAACAAGTCAGGCACCCGCCGCGAAGAGTTGCTCATCAAGCCCGAACTGCTGCAAAAGGTCTGGGTGTTGCGCAAGTTCATCCACGACATGGACGAAATCCAATCCATGGAATTCATTGTCGACAAGATGCGGGCCACCAAGACCAACGCTGAATTCTTCGACATGATGAAGAAATAAGCGCAGCGAAAGCTACGCCCCGGAAAACACCCCACAGCCTGGACTGTCATCCAGACTGTGGGGTGTTTTTACGAGAACCCGCTCAATGGCCTGTGTCGAAATTCGGCAACCCCTGACGGCGTACAGGCGCGCTCGACGTGACGGGCTCGACCTTGGGATCTTCCCAGGAGCCGGTGACCTTGTAGTCCTGCGTCATGGCTCGCTCGAGCGGCTTTTTGAGCAGCCATTGGGTGACAAAAGCGCCAAGGCCAACCAAGGGATTGACCAACGCCGTCGCCACGGCGGCGCCGCTGGCATCCAGATTGGGCACCACGACGGCCTTCAAGTCCCAGCGCTCGCTGATGATGTTGGTGTTGCCCGACAGTGCGATATCTGCCACCGGACCCGTGACGCGATAACCCTCGGTCTTGAGCACACCGCCGTTGAGCGCCATATCCCCACGCAGGGTATCGAAGGGAAAACCGTCGCGCACCAGGCTGGAGGGGTTGAACTCCAGCTTGGCAAGCCGTTGCAGCGACTGCAGGGACAAAAGCTCCAACAGACGCGCAGTGCGCGAATTCACACTTAGAAAACGCCCCTTGTCGATGCTCACTTTGCCTTGGCCTCTGATGTTGATGAGGTTATGCGTCCAGGGCAGATTGCCCCAGGTGAAGTCTGCTTCGACACTGCCCACCCCGGCTGCCATCACCTCTTTGACGCCGATGCGGTCGAGAAATTTGCCCACGTCCTTGAAATCAACCCGCGCCTGCACGGTCAAACCACGCTCGGCGCTATCCAGCTTCCAGCTGCCCGTCGCATGGAGAGTGGCGTCCGTGTTCTGAATCTGCAGCTTCTCCAGTTGCCAAAGCCGGCCCCGGGCAGTATTGGTGCCACGCAATTGCAGACTGCCCAACGGTTTGTCATAAAGCGAGAAGTCTTGCACCTGCAGATCGATACCGGGGATATCCGACAGATCGCTGCCCGTCGAAACGCGTTCTTTGACCTTGTTGCTGTCTCCCGCAGCAGCCAGCGACAGGGATTTCAACCGAGCCACGACATGCCCGGCGATTGCCCCGAGCCTTCGGTCCACTCCAGCCGGCCCGTGGCCTGACGCGATTCGAGATCGACACGCCATTGCGCGGGCGCGGGCCGTTGCGCGAACAACTTCAGGTCAGTCAGATCCATGCTGGAACTGCGCAGCAGCGGCGTAGCGAGATTGACCTGATTGAGCGGCGGCAGCGTGGGCTGCGCGGTTTTGCGGGCCGTGGCGCGGTGGGCCGGCTCATCAAACTCATCGATGACCGCTTCCCAGCCCGCCACATCGATCTCGGGCAACGACGCGGCCAGCGTCAGCCCCTGACGCGGCAAGGATGCCGCCCGGTTCATGCCCAGCGCTCCGCGCGCAAAATATGTCCCGGACCTGTCACGTTCGTCGCGCTCGAGCAGCACGTTGATGTTTTCGCCCAGGCTGCCTGTGAGCCAACGGCGATTGCGACTACCGGCGTCGGTCGCAGCCGTCCATTGCATCTTCAACGGCAAGGCCGCGCCGGCCTTCTTGCCAACGGGAGCTGGCATGTCTATGGCCAGCTCCATGAGGTCCGAACGCGCGGACACATCGACCGCACCACCGCGCTGGTAATTAAGCTGGCCCTGGTAAGCCGTCTTGCCTGAAAACCGCTTCATGGCGCGTGCGTTAATGACCTGTGTCAACGCGTGCCCCGCCAGCGTGCCTTCGAACCGCAGTGGCTCGCTGCCTTTTTCCATCTTGCCCCAGATACGCACGGGCCCGCCGAGGAACTGCGCCTGGATGTCCTTGACCTCGATACCCCGATCAGAAAAATCCAGCGTGCCGTATACCTGCTCGAGTACGGGGATCTCGGGCATGAAGCGGAAGTTATTGCCGGAAAAAATCACCTGCCCCTGCACGGCCGTCTCTTCAGCGTTCAATAACGGCACGTCCAGCGTCAACGGCACCCGCCAGTCGCCGGTTCCGGACGACTCGCTCAAGGCGTCGTCCAGCAGCCCGCCCAATGGCGAATTGGCCGCCAGCGCCAGGTAGGCGGCCACCGGACCCGAGCTTGCGCCATCCAGATGAAGGCGCGCGTTGTTCTCCATGTCGGGGATACGCGCACTGACCGCGCCCAGCGTCAAGAACTGCGAGGCTCCCACAGGCAGGCGCCCGCCGCCCGGCGAATCCAGCGTCAGGCTGGCCTTGTCCACCGCAAAACTGCCGCCCAATTGCTCCAGCCTGGGCCAGGCCTTGCGGCCTGCACTAGCCGGCGCATAGTCGACCGTTGCATGGCTGAAATGGCCCGCGATGCGAAATGCCCCGCCACACCTGGCGCGGCATAAGGAAAGTCCGCCAAGTCCCCTTGAATGGTCACGGCGGCATCCCGGATTTCGCCCGCTGGCAAACCCACGGCCAACCATTGCCGCGCATCCGCATTGACCTCCAGCGGCAAGTACTTATGGATCGCGTTCATGTGCGCACGCATCATGCTGCCACGCAGATCCGCGGTGCCCGCAGCCGTTTTCCCCTCGGCCCGCCAGGTGCCATAGAGTTTGAGTTCCTCGTCCTCATTGGCTACCCGCAACTGGCTCAGCTCCATACGCCAGGGCTGATCCTTTGGGCGCACGAAAGTCGTGTCCAGGTCCAGTTCGCTGGCCTGGATGTCGGGAAACTCGAACCACTCGGGCAGATAAGCGCTAGCCTGCTCGGCATGCGCCTTCAGATGCATCCCTGCTCCGTTATGGCTGCGGGCCAGCGGCAGATCGTCGAATTCCAGCACATCACCCGGCATGCCCTGCAAGCGCCAACGCAAGCGGTTCGCGGCCAGAGCGGCGGACGCTTTGGCCGGGCCGCCGATCTGCCAGGATAGCCCTCGGGTCACGGCATCCATCGTGAAGTCGGCCAGCTTTCCATGATCGATCTGCAGCCAAGCGCGCGTGGACATGCGGCCCTGCACGTCGGGGACGTCGATCCAGGGACGCCAGGCCAGGGGCTCGGCGTCGCGTAGCTCGGCGTAAATCTGTCCGCTCCAGCTCGACAAGGCATTAGGGTCAGACGCAAACAGGCCGCGATTGAACTCGCCACGCAGGGTGACACCGGAGGCGAGCTCACCGGAAGCCCGAGCTCGCAAGGAAAACCGATGCGACAGGCGACCATTGCGCACCAGAAGGTCGAGGTCCGTCAGCGCGATCTCCGGCACCTGGCGGCTTTCATCCAGCCAGCGCACCGTCGTGTCATAGAGTGTCAGTTCGCCGAGCCGGCCCAGCCAGTTCAGCCAAGGACTGTCATCGTGGGTGCTCTGCTGGGACAGATCGAAGGACTGGCCTGCCACCCAAAGCTGTCCCTGCTTGTCGCGTTGCAATGCGATATCCGCACCGTCAACCCGCAATGTCAGCAGGGAAGGCGACATCCGCAACATACTGCGCCAGCTCAACACCGCACCGACGGACGGAATGTTCAACACCGCGTCCGTCCGGTGACGGGTCTGGATACGTACCCCTTTCAGCGTCAGGCGGGGATTGAGCCCCGTCCAATCCGCGCTCAGATGGTCGATGGTCACGCGTGCGTCCAAGGCCTGACTCGCGTACTGTTCTATCCTCGGACGCCATTCGTCGGCGCGCGGCAATACCCAGTAACGCAGCCCCAGCAGACCGATGGCCGCCACGACATAAAGGGTCATCAGGCCCAAAAGAGCCAGCGAAAGACTTGGGTGGGTACACGCACGGGACTATCGGCAATTGACGCATCTTGGGGTATCGTCCCCTTATAACCCAAACCGGCCGCGCCGTCTCTCTCTATTACGCCATGTCGTCATCCACCTCTTCTTTCGATCAGGCACTTGCCTGGTCCGGCCACCTGCGGCGCCGTCTGGACGCCCATCCCGATCTGCTCGACTGGCTCGATGAGGCGGCCCCGATGCCGGTGGATGCCGCGCGCCTGCAGGCCTGGATGTGCGAACTGGCCGGCGCAGAAGACATGTTGCGTATCGATACGACGCGCACCGTGCTGCGCAAGCTGCGTGAACGGGTTTTCCTGGCGTTGATCACGCGCGATCTGGGCGGGCAGGCTGATCTCGAAGAAGTCGTCGGCGCCATGACCGAGCTGGCCGACCTTGCCGTTTCAGCCGCCTATCGCTGCGTCGCCGCAGATCTGGCTCAGGCGCATGGCGTGCCACGTGACATCCACGGCGCCCCTCAGGAAATGCTCATCGTTGGTATGGGCAAGCTGGGCGGACGTGAGTTGAATGTGTCCTCCGATATTGATCTGGTCATGCTCTATGGCGACGAGGGCGATACGGATGGCCCGCGCCGCATCAGCAATCATGAGTTCTACGGCCGCCTGACCCGCCGCATGATGCCGGCGCTCTCGGAAGTCGACGCCAACGGACAAGTGTTTCGCACCGACCTGCGCCTGCGCCCCGATGGCGACGCCGGACCTCTGGCCTGGAGCCTGGATGCCTTTGAACACTATCTGATCGGCCAGGGGCGCGAATGGGAACGCTACGCCTGGCTCAAGGCGAGGCTGATGCCCGCCGAGGCGTTCGCGGGCAGTGACAGCCGGCTGCAGGCCCAACAGCTCGAAAGCCTGCGCGTGCCGTTCGTCTATCGCAAGTATTTCGATTTTGATGCGTTGGCCGCGCTGCGCGCCCTGCGTGAACGCATCCGTCAGGACTGGCAGCGCCGAGCACTGGCACGCAGCGGCGTGGATAGCGCCAACAACATCAAGTTGGGCGACGGAGGTATCCGTGAAATCGAATTCGTGGTGCAACTGTCGCAACTGATCCGTGGAGGACGCATGCCCGCGCTGCAGAAGCGCGGCTTGATTGAAGCCTTGCACGCGGAGCGGGACGCCGGGCTGCTGTCCGAACAAGACGCGACCCGACTGGAGGCGGCCTATCGTTTTCTACGCCGCACCGAACACGCGCTGCAATACCGCGAGGACGAGCAAACACATTTGCTGCCTGGCACTGGCGCGCAACGCGACACCCTGGCGCGCGCCTTGGGCTACACGCCCACCGAATTCGAAGATACCCTGGCCGGGCATCGCGAGTTTGTGTCGCAGACATTTCGCAATGCCTTCCGCCTGGCCGGCCTGGGCGAGGAAGACGAGCCGCCGCGACGCGGCCCGGCCAATGCCGAAGAGCGCCTGGGTCAGCAGATTCAGGAAGTGTTTGGCGAACAGGCCGACGACCTTCTGCACCGCACCGAATCCCTGCTGTCGAGTCATCGCATCCGCAGCCTGCCGGAGAGCAGCCGCCGCCGCCTCGAGGCGTTGCTGCCCGCCGCCCTGCAAGCAGCCGCGCAAACCAGTGCGCCCCTGGATGCTGCCAAACGGCTGCTCGATCTCATTGAAGCCATTGCACAACGCAGCGCCTACCTCGCACTGCTGGCCGAGTATCCGGACACCTTGGCGCGCGTGGCGCGCATGGTGGCCGCCAGTCCATGGGCAGCGCAGTACCTCACCCAGCACCCCCTGCTGCTCGACAGCCTGATCGATTGGCGCACCCTCTTCGAACCGCTGGACTTCTCGCAGATTGCCCGTCAGCTCGGCGCCGATCTGGATGCCTGCCTGCTGCCGGATGGCAGCCCCGATGTTGAGCGTCAGATGAATCTCATGCGTGATGTGCAACGCCAGGCCAGCTTCCAGTTGCTGGCACAGGACCTGGAGGGCCGCCTGAGCGTCGAGGCACTGGGCGATCAACTCTCCGCGCT comes from Bordetella holmesii ATCC 51541 and encodes:
- a CDS encoding thioredoxin, whose translation is MSEQIKNVSDASFEGDVLKSSQPVLVDYWAAWCGPCKMIAPILEEVASEYAGRLTVAKLNVDENQDTAAKYGIRGIPTLMLFKDGQAAATKVGALSKSQLTAFLDSAL
- the rho gene encoding transcription termination factor Rho, with translation MHLNELKALHVSQLLEMAAGLEIENANRLRKQELMFAIMKRRAKQGEQIFGDGVLEVLPDGFGFLRSPETSYLASTDDIYISPSQIRRFNLHTGDSIEGEVRTPKDGERYFALVKVDKVNSVTPETIKHRIMFENLTPLHPNQVMRLERDIKSEENLTGRILDIFAPIGKGQRGLIVAPPKSGKTVMMQHIAHAITTNYPDAVLIVLLVDERPEEVTEMQRTVRGEVVASTFDEPATRHVQVAEMVIEKAKRLVEMKKDVIILLDSITRLARAYNTVVPASGKVLTGGVDANALQRPKRFFGAARNLEEGGSLTILGTALIETGSRMDEVIYEEFKGTGNSEVHLERRLAEKRVYPAINLNKSGTRREELLIKPELLQKVWVLRKFIHDMDEIQSMEFIVDKMRATKTNAEFFDMMKK
- a CDS encoding glnD PII-uridylyltransferase family protein, which produces MSSSTSSFDQALAWSGHLRRRLDAHPDLLDWLDEAAPMPVDAARLQAWMCELAGAEDMLRIDTTRTVLRKLRERVFLALITRDLGGQADLEEVVGAMTELADLAVSAAYRCVAADLAQAHGVPRDIHGAPQEMLIVGMGKLGGRELNVSSDIDLVMLYGDEGDTDGPRRISNHEFYGRLTRRMMPALSEVDANGQVFRTDLRLRPDGDAGPLAWSLDAFEHYLIGQGREWERYAWLKARLMPAEAFAGSDSRLQAQQLESLRVPFVYRKYFDFDALAALRALRERIRQDWQRRALARSGVDSANNIKLGDGGIREIEFVVQLSQLIRGGRMPALQKRGLIEALHAERDAGLLSEQDATRLEAAYRFLRRTEHALQYREDEQTHLLPGTGAQRDTLARALGYTPTEFEDTLAGHREFVSQTFRNAFRLAGLGEEDEPPRRGPANAEERLGQQIQEVFGEQADDLLHRTESLLSSHRIRSLPESSRRRLEALLPAALQAAAQTSAPLDAAKRLLDLIEAIAQRSAYLALLAEYPDTLARVARMVAASPWAAQYLTQHPLLLDSLIDWRTLFEPLDFSQIARQLGADLDACLLPDGSPDVERQMNLMRDVQRQASFQLLAQDLEGRLSVEALGDQLSALADLLLAETIRRVWPLVNRLPGAQPQFAVIAYGKLGGKELGYASDLDLVYLFQDEREDAAEIYAKLGRRMTSWLSTMTSSGRLYEVDLRLRPDGDAGLLAVSLEAFEQYQRKHAWPWEHQAITRARYAAGDTEVGAAFERIRGEILVMPRDTAVLRSEVLAMRDKINAGHPNHSELFDLKHDRGGMVDVEFVTQYLVLCHAGEHRVLVNNLGNIALLRLAGQAGLIPSNLGLAAGNAYRTLRRVQHQMRLKGIDRARVPPAELADERDAVRGLWRTVFGDASMPGAAS